Genomic window (Neurospora crassa OR74A linkage group VI, whole genome shotgun sequence):
ACTGTATAGGCGTTATGCAcacagaaaaaaagagttaAGGAAGCTACGTAAAATTTGGGGGTATCTTTCGTCATCAATGATCCTCTTGCCCTCCTCCGCTGACTCCTTCATCGTCTCTCGGCTCCTCGTTCCTCCACTATGCTGGATGTCCTTGAGAGTTTCGGCCTTCGCGTGTAATGTCATCGTGTGCTGGTGGTGTACTTTGACGTGTTGAGGTGTAGCCATCGGACccttctcgtcgtcggaTAGCTTGTGCGGTCCTAGGTATGGCTATGAGCTGCTATTAGGGGTTGAGTTCCAGACCACTCGATCATGTACGACCGGTAGCCCCCACCCCCAATTTTTTCCATCTCTACTTGTAGTAGCGATCTATCCACTTCTCACCCTATAACCGATTGGAAGAAAAGTCTCGAGTTAGCAGTTTGTTCCTTTGCCATGAGTTGCTGCAAAGCCGAGCGTCCAAAGTGGCAAAATGGCCAAATCGCAAAGGGTGGTTTAAATTCCAAGACCGCTGGTGCTGGGTTCGACTACATTATCGgagaggttgatgaggagcTGCGCCAGGCAACGCTTGGTGGCGGCATCGTCGCGCAGAACCGAAGAGAAGGTGGCATCGCGAAGGGGCTCTGGCAGGCACTGGCGGAGTGCCTCGCGGGCACGAGCATTGTCGCTAAGTCTGTTTGGATGATAAGTCAGTACAGAGACCTACCAAAATCGAGTAACAGGGCGAGAACATACCTCAAGAAGCACCTAACAACATGTTTGAGAAGCCTAGCCGTCTGCTGCTCTACCAGCTGAGCAACCATGTTGCTGAGGACGGTGCCGACAGCGTAGAAGCGCTCATAAGTGGCACAGATGTAGTTAAGACCGTTGTCATCAAGCAAGATCTTCTGCACGATGAAAATAGCAACCGTCTTGCTGAGCTCAGAGCCGGTCTCCATGATCCTCAGGCAGAGGGGAATAATCTCGGTCGTAAGGAGAAAGTTGATGACCTCTGTGGAATCGTTCTTGACAAGCGCACCAATGACTCCCAGCGAAGTGAGCCGGAGGTATTCAAAAGGACGCGACTTGGACGTCGTGTTAAGAAAGGGGtaaaggaagagggggatGTGTgctgaggaagaaaaaggttaGCAGGCTAGCCGGTCCTGGCTTGTAACAAAGGGGCACCTACCattgaggaagagggtacGTGTCTCGTTGTGAGACGCCACACACtgaaggagggcgagggcaTTGCAGACCCTGTTGGAGGCGGCAGCGGTGAGCTGAGAGGGGTTGAGGAGGGTATAGACACTGATAATCTCCTGGAGGAGAGATGTCATGACTCCTAGACATGGGGATTAGCGCATGATCGATCGGCggggggagagagggggaggggctCCGAGGTATAGGTCGGTTCATTGTACTTACCGAACGAGTGCCAGAGGATCAGGGCCAGTTCGGGGACCTGCTCTCGCTTCTTGCTCAGCTCAAGCAGCGCAGCCTCCCTGGTGTTTTCATTCAGCAAGTCGGCAATGTACTGGAGCGTACGGCGGTTGTCATCCGAGACGACGGGCTCAATGGCATTATCCTGTGCGtgggtggcggcggcaaggGCGTTCACATTGTTGTGTGCGCCGGCCAGGCGGTTgtagtgctgctgctgggcaacattggcggcggcggcagcagcctgGGCGTGCTGATGGTGAGAGGTCTGCTGGTGAAGCCAGGCAGAGTCGGCCTGGGGGTATTGGTGGTGGCCGTAAACATGGGGATTCTGCATCATCTTGGGCTATGTGTTCGAACGGAGAAATGCTGGCGACGGCGCGAAGTAGTGGGTCAAAGACGTCGGGAGCTGTGTGGGTATCAATCGAGGCAGGACTCGGGGTGGCGCTAttgttgtcggtggtggtggtggtggtggtggtagtggttaTTATCTTTCGCCAGGAACTTGACGATGGGGCAACGGCAGGCCGGGCGGCATGAGAGGGGTGTCGTCGGGCGCAGGAAGGGTCCTTCTCGATTGCGAATATCAGACAGAGCAGCGGTCAACAACGGCGTCGTCGGGCGGGTCGGGTCGTGTAGAGTAAGGTAGACAAGTGGGCGAGGCGGCGTCGAGGCGGGTACGTAGCGAGGTGGTTGTGCTTTGAGCAAGCGGGCTGTTGAacaaaggcggcggcggcggcggcggcggcggcggcggattaAAGTGCAGATTGCAGAACACCTAGTCACAGGCCCGGCAGGCAAGGCTTGACGATCGCGGCGGGTCTTGGAAGTACAGTACGTGTGTATTGGTATGGAAGCGAAatatggaaaaaaaaaaaaaaaaaaatgagagtgttggtgttgtgggtAGAGAGGTCACGGCACGGTAGAGTTGGAGTCGGTGACGGTGACGGAAGTGGATATGTAGACTGGAGTGAGTGAgttgggtggtggtcgtATGTATTCCTGTGGTGTTGTCGGCGGgcaaagaggaagggaatcAAGCAGATGAAAGAAGAACGAAGACCTAGCTGCCCGGTGGACCTATGGCGGCGCCCACCACCCGCCCGCCTGCTGGAGTCGACTCGTCTCCTGCTCCCGCCGGCGTTCGAGGGTCACACTCACACCCACTCAGGGCACCCACAGCAGCCAGAGAGCGGTCCAGAGCCGCACCCGCGACGGGGACAGTTTGCGCACAGACCATCAAGCTCAACATGTGGGGAAGCTTCGGTCCAGTGTTGGATTCCGAATTCACAGTTAACCCTGGAACGCGGCACTTCCCACATATAACCCTGCGATGGTCAGGGGATAATGCGCCCTGATTGGATGACAGATGCCGTCTGCATTTCGACATCAAATCTGCCCGCTGTCTTTGGTGAATCAAAATTCGGGTGATCATCGCTTTCCGGGCGAATTTCGATCAGATAAAACTGATGGGCCGTTAAAAATAATGGCATATATCTCCAGGCTCAACTTCAACAAGCACTTGAAATCCACGTATCAGAGGAACATCGATAGTCTtcatcccgtcccgtcctAGATGTTCTCTCGGCCTTGGAAGGCACCATGTACCTACTCACGTTTCCTTTAAATCTCGATGAACTTCGATTGAAGGCGAGCTTGAAGGTGAGCTTAAACTTATAATTGCCATTTCACCTTCGTTTTGATCCGATACCAACCCATAAATGGGATCAACAGCTTAACGTTCAGGACTCATACTTCTCTTTGATATCCCGTAGATGTGCAATGATATCTTGATTCCCCTTCAGACCACCAAGCCTAGCCTAGGTATTTTTTAACCAAAAAAAagccacacacacacacacacacacacataaaCACCAGAAAATGCAgaccccttttcctttcccatcTCATCTACCAGACGCCGTCCCTCTACTTCCTAACCCTAAAAGTCTTCAACACATTCTTCCTCCCCCCAGGTCCCTTCTTATACTTCCCATGCCCACCTTTTCCACCCTTGGCCCCCTTCTTGCCTCTCGTCTTCTTATCGTCGCCCTGCTTCTTAAACGGCACGAACCCAATCTGGGTTTCCGTGAGAGCGTTCTTGCCGTCCTGGGGCAGCAAGTAATCAGGCACGTGCTTGAGATGGGCTTGCTGGCGCATCTTGGTGCCGAGCTCGCCGTCGTGGCGCAGGTGCGACAGCTCGTGCGGGTTCTCTTCAAAGTAGCGCTTGAGCGTCTCGGAGCGCAGGAGTTCTTGTCGCAGTTCGCGGGTGCGGGCTTCGCGGATGGCAACTTTTGTTACGGCGCGGAGGGCTATTGCTCAGTTAGAGAATGAATGGTCAAATGGACGAAATGAtaagggggaaagggggtACTGACCATCGTTCATACGATAACGGAAAGCCTCCATCTGATCCTTGTTAAAGTTGTACGGCTCCAACTTGCGGTTGAGCTTGGCCTGCTGGCGCATCACCTTGGCCAGAaccttctcgtccttctcgcACTGCTTGATGCTGGTGGGCTTGTGCTTGCCAAAGAGATCGTGAGGGACGACCATCGATAGAGCAATACCGGCGCGACCGGCGCGGGCGGTGCGGCCTATCCGGTGAATgtaggaagaggaagaagtgggCATGTCGAAGTTGATAACGGCGGCAACGTTTTTGAAGTCGATGCCTGGGATCATTTGGGTTAGTATCCAGAACCATGTAGGACCAAAACGCAGACAGACTTACCTCGCGAAACACCATACTCCTGATCCCtcctgcccttcttcttctttcccttgccgttcttcttctcatcgccctccttcttttcaccttgctcctccttcttctcctcagtCTTCTCGTCCTCCAAGAAGACCTCGCTCCTCTCATCCGACGCAATGATGATATCATAAATACCCCTGTTAAACTCCTCGATAATCTTGATCCGTGTATTAATCGGCAACTCCGAGTTCAGCACACAGCTGCGAATGCTAAACTGCTCGAAAAACAGCTTCAAGCGGTACGCGCGATCGATATCCGCCACAAACACCAGACAGGGACCCTTGATCAGCTGCAGCTTGAAGATCAGGTAGCTGATGAGCCACTTGTCATCCTCGCCGCACTTGACGTAAAACTGGGTGAGCTTCTCGTCCTCGTTGCTGAACTCTTCCTTCAGGTCCAGCATGGTGGGATTGCGGCAGAAAAAGCCCTTGAGCGTGTCGAGCTCGTCAGAGACGAGAGTGGCGCTC
Coding sequences:
- a CDS encoding cell differentiation protein rcd1 yields the protein MMQNPHVYGHHQYPQADSAWLHQQTSHHQHAQAAAAAANVAQQQHYNRLAGAHNNVNALAAATHAQDNAIEPVVSDDNRRTLQYIADLLNENTREAALLELSKKREQVPELALILWHSFGVMTSLLQEIISVYTLLNPSQLTAAASNRVCNALALLQCVASHNETRTLFLNAHIPLFLYPFLNTTSKSRPFEYLRLTSLGVIGALVKNDSTEVINFLLTTEIIPLCLRIMETGSELSKTVAIFIVQKILLDDNGLNYICATYERFYAVGTVLSNMVAQLVEQQTARLLKHVVRCFLRLSDNARAREALRQCLPEPLRDATFSSVLRDDAATKRCLAQLLINLSDNVVEPSTSGLGI
- a CDS encoding ATP-dependent RNA helicase dbp-9, with product MAKRKLNETDEPSVVTEPQTQKKTKKSSTEKKEKKEKKSKSQSVKPQEEKPEATQQQAQQQTEEEQELEQQLKDEQKQQDEKDEKKQSEKDDADLTFSDLGLDPRLVQAVAKQSFEKPTLVQRKAIPLALAGQDVLCKAKTGSGKTAAYVLPVLSGILKRKATDPTPFTSALILVPTRELADQVHKAIDAFSAFCTKDIQSAKLTDNVSDAVLRSLLANAPDVIVSTPARAWHNIESGALSVAKLQYLVLDEADLVLSYGYDEDMENIARSLPKGGVQTTMMSATLVSDELDTLKGFFCRNPTMLDLKEEFSNEDEKLTQFYVKCGEDDKWLISYLIFKLQLIKGPCLVFVADIDRAYRLKLFFEQFSIRSCVLNSELPINTRIKIIEEFNRGIYDIIIASDERSEVFLEDEKTEEKKEEQGEKKEGDEKKNGKGKKKKGRRDQEYGVSRGIDFKNVAAVINFDMPTSSSSYIHRIGRTARAGRAGIALSMVVPHDLFGKHKPTSIKQCEKDEKVLAKVMRQQAKLNRKLEPYNFNKDQMEAFRYRMNDALRAVTKVAIREARTRELRQELLRSETLKRYFEENPHELSHLRHDGELGTKMRQQAHLKHVPDYLLPQDGKNALTETQIGFVPFKKQGDDKKTRGKKGAKGGKGGHGKYKKGPGGRKNVLKTFRVRK